A window of the Coprobacter fastidiosus genome harbors these coding sequences:
- a CDS encoding acyl carrier protein, translated as MTQEDILSKVQNIFRDVLDEENISLTSQTTANDIEEWDSLTHIQLVVAIEKSFKIKFTSKEILSWKNVGEMVETIHAKL; from the coding sequence ATGACTCAAGAAGATATTTTAAGTAAAGTTCAAAATATTTTTAGGGATGTATTGGATGAAGAAAACATTTCATTGACATCTCAGACAACGGCAAATGATATAGAAGAATGGGACTCCTTAACTCATATTCAGCTCGTTGTGGCAATCGAAAAATCGTTTAAGATAAAATTTACTTCAAAAGAAATTTTATCTTGGAAAAATGTCGGAGAAATGGTTGAAACGATTCATGCTAAATTGTAG
- a CDS encoding HAD-IIIC family phosphatase yields the protein MNSFNALKKIYSRRAEIKNLPHIKVAVVGDTATQFLAMAIYGTGVERGFDIELFEAEYNQVERQFLDKASDLYRFDADYIVVFQSTHKLLTRYGKCGDADRLRLADERLDFVRTICETTDAKIIYCNYPEIDDAVFGNFANQVEFSFLYQLRKLNYKLMEVARECPNLYICDLATIQNKLGRDAVFQPSIYVSTEMVLSIEALPWVASRILDIICALKGKIKKCLVLDLDNTLWGGVIGDDGIENIQIGHGLGIGKAFSEFQLWIKKLKERGVILAVCSKNTESVAKEPFVKHPDMILKLDDIAVFVANWENKADNIRRIQQILNIGFDSMVFLDDNPFERNMVRVNIPDIVVPELPEDPGEYLEYLYGLNLFETVSYSAADSERTRQYQVEARRVSERMSFANEDEFLASLEMVSDIQAFTPFNIPRVAQLSQRSNQFNLRTVRYTEGDIERMGKDPERYAPFTFTLADKFGDNGLICVVILEKDNRAKTLFIDTWFMSCRVLKRGMERFTLNVLVRYARENGFKKIIGEYIPTVKNKMVEDHYAQLGFVKLPEMEKNLYMLDVDSYIDKTCYILSK from the coding sequence ATGAATTCTTTCAACGCTTTAAAAAAGATATATTCCAGACGGGCTGAGATCAAAAATTTACCGCATATTAAAGTTGCAGTTGTCGGTGATACAGCCACGCAGTTTCTCGCTATGGCAATTTACGGTACTGGCGTGGAGCGAGGTTTTGATATAGAGCTTTTTGAAGCAGAATATAATCAGGTAGAACGACAGTTTCTGGATAAAGCATCTGATCTATATCGGTTTGATGCAGATTATATCGTTGTTTTCCAGTCAACGCATAAATTACTTACTCGGTATGGGAAATGTGGGGATGCAGACCGGTTACGGTTGGCTGATGAACGTTTGGATTTTGTGAGGACAATTTGTGAGACTACCGATGCGAAAATTATTTATTGTAATTATCCGGAAATAGACGATGCCGTTTTCGGTAATTTTGCCAATCAGGTAGAATTTTCTTTCCTTTATCAATTGCGTAAACTTAATTACAAATTGATGGAGGTAGCTCGGGAATGTCCTAATCTTTATATCTGCGATCTAGCGACGATACAGAATAAACTGGGGCGGGATGCCGTATTTCAGCCGTCGATTTATGTCAGTACCGAAATGGTATTGTCTATCGAAGCTTTACCTTGGGTTGCATCCCGAATACTCGATATTATTTGTGCGCTGAAAGGAAAGATAAAGAAATGTCTTGTATTGGATCTCGATAATACGCTTTGGGGAGGGGTTATCGGAGATGACGGTATAGAAAATATTCAGATCGGTCATGGTTTGGGTATCGGCAAAGCTTTTTCAGAGTTCCAATTATGGATTAAAAAACTGAAAGAGAGAGGGGTAATTCTTGCAGTATGCAGTAAGAATACCGAGTCTGTAGCGAAAGAGCCGTTTGTCAAACATCCCGATATGATATTGAAATTGGATGATATCGCGGTGTTTGTCGCTAATTGGGAAAATAAAGCGGATAATATACGTCGAATACAGCAAATTCTGAATATAGGATTTGATTCTATGGTATTTTTGGATGATAATCCTTTTGAACGCAATATGGTGCGTGTGAATATTCCGGATATAGTCGTTCCTGAATTGCCAGAAGATCCCGGTGAATATCTTGAATATTTGTATGGACTGAATCTTTTTGAAACAGTTTCATATTCTGCTGCAGATTCGGAACGTACCCGACAGTATCAAGTAGAAGCCCGGCGAGTATCGGAGAGAATGAGTTTTGCAAATGAAGATGAATTTCTTGCAAGTCTGGAAATGGTTTCCGATATACAAGCGTTTACGCCTTTTAATATTCCCCGTGTCGCACAGCTTTCGCAACGTTCTAATCAATTTAATTTGCGTACGGTACGTTATACTGAAGGAGATATCGAGCGCATGGGTAAAGACCCGGAACGTTATGCTCCTTTTACATTTACGCTTGCAGATAAGTTCGGGGATAACGGACTTATTTGTGTGGTTATACTTGAGAAAGACAACCGTGCTAAGACTCTTTTTATCGATACGTGGTTTATGAGTTGCAGGGTATTGAAACGAGGAATGGAACGGTTTACTCTGAATGTCTTAGTGAGATATGCCAGAGAAAACGGGTTTAAGAAGATTATCGGAGAGTATATCCCGACCGTTAAAAATAAGATGGTGGAGGATCATTATGCACAATTAGGGTTTGTAAAGTTACCGGAAATGGAGAAAAACCTTTATATGCTTGATGTAGATTCTTATATAGATAAAACTTGTTATATATTGTCTAAATAA
- a CDS encoding clostripain-related cysteine peptidase: MNMRYGEIKILCWAVLSFFLFSCEKDEPDIVTTSRKTLFMYLPWSSNLTTNFYTNISDMEECIKKRGLKDEKVVVFMSSSSTEASMFEIVYKNGKCERKTLKSYTNPSFTTAEGITSILNDMKTFAPASIYAMTIGCHGMGWLPVDRMKTMSVSSVKMHWDYEGKPLTRYFGGLTSEYQTDISTLAKGIADAGIKMEYILFDDCYMSSIEVAYELRNVTDYLIASASEIMAYGMPYAVIGEYLLDDSDFQAVCDGFYDFYSAYSMPYGTLAVTVCAELEDLATIMKKINTEYIFDESSENALQRMDGYTPIIFYDYGDYVEKLCKDPVLLERFEQQLSRAVPYKVHTDYFYSVTKGRVPIYTFSGITTSDPSKHSLTVSKTDTEWYKATH; this comes from the coding sequence ATGAATATGCGATACGGTGAGATAAAGATTCTTTGTTGGGCTGTTTTGTCTTTTTTTCTCTTTTCCTGTGAGAAAGATGAGCCTGATATAGTGACGACAAGTCGGAAAACACTATTTATGTATTTGCCGTGGTCTTCTAATCTGACGACGAATTTTTATACGAATATTTCGGATATGGAAGAGTGTATAAAAAAGCGGGGATTAAAAGATGAAAAAGTTGTCGTGTTTATGTCTTCCAGCAGCACCGAGGCTTCTATGTTCGAAATTGTTTATAAAAATGGTAAATGCGAACGCAAAACGTTGAAGAGTTATACGAATCCGTCATTTACGACGGCAGAGGGCATTACCTCTATATTGAATGATATGAAGACATTTGCTCCGGCATCTATATATGCCATGACGATCGGGTGTCATGGTATGGGGTGGCTTCCGGTAGATCGAATGAAGACGATGTCTGTATCTTCTGTAAAAATGCATTGGGACTATGAGGGAAAACCGTTGACCCGTTATTTCGGAGGTTTGACAAGCGAATATCAGACAGATATAAGTACCCTTGCTAAAGGTATTGCGGATGCAGGCATAAAAATGGAATATATTTTGTTCGACGATTGCTATATGTCTTCGATCGAGGTTGCTTATGAGTTGAGAAATGTTACTGATTATTTGATTGCTTCTGCCAGTGAGATAATGGCATACGGGATGCCTTATGCCGTGATTGGTGAATATTTATTAGATGATTCTGATTTTCAGGCTGTCTGTGATGGCTTTTACGACTTTTATTCGGCTTATAGTATGCCTTATGGAACGTTGGCGGTAACGGTTTGTGCCGAACTGGAAGATCTTGCGACGATTATGAAAAAAATTAATACGGAATATATTTTCGATGAATCTTCCGAAAATGCTTTGCAACGAATGGATGGCTATACTCCGATAATATTTTACGATTACGGTGATTATGTAGAAAAGTTATGTAAAGATCCCGTTTTGTTGGAACGGTTTGAGCAGCAGTTGTCTCGGGCTGTGCCGTATAAAGTGCATACGGACTATTTTTATTCTGTGACCAAAGGTAGAGTTCCGATTTATACTTTCTCTGGAATAACGACATCAGATCCGAGTAAACATTCCCTTACCGTGTCAAAAACCGATACGGAGTGGTATAAGGCTACGCATTAA